A genomic stretch from Flavobacterium sp. KS-LB2 includes:
- the rpmA gene encoding 50S ribosomal protein L27 — protein sequence MAHKKGVGSSKNGRESESKRLGVKIFGGQAAIAGNIIVRQRGSKHNPGANVYISKDHTLHARVDGVVFFQKKRDNKSYVSILPFEVEA from the coding sequence ATGGCTCACAAGAAAGGTGTCGGTAGTTCTAAGAATGGTAGAGAATCAGAATCAAAACGTTTAGGCGTTAAGATATTTGGTGGTCAAGCTGCTATTGCTGGGAACATCATCGTAAGACAAAGAGGTTCAAAACATAATCCAGGTGCAAACGTTTACATTAGTAAAGATCACACACTACACGCAAGAGTAGATGGAGTTGTTTTCTTCCAAAAGAAAAGAGATAACAAATCGTATGTTTCTATCCTTCCATTTGAAGTTGAAGCATAA
- a CDS encoding geranylgeranylglyceryl/heptaprenylglyceryl phosphate synthase: MTNIYKDILKAKSENAKLLAILLDPDKIDLNTIEVLISKIYQSPATHIFIGGSLVTTNILDELILKIKKRGNLPIVLFPGNPSQISDKADAILFLTLISGRNPDFLIEHQVKAAPILKKTQLEIISTGYILIESGNETAVERVSKTKPLDRNNLDLALATAQAGEMLGNKLIYLEAGSGAKQAVSMEMIKKVAQNIEIPLLVGGGIVDLQGIQNAYQAGADLVIIGTAFENDTNFFNSEINNRQSTI, translated from the coding sequence ATGACAAATATTTATAAAGACATTTTAAAAGCAAAAAGCGAGAATGCAAAATTACTCGCCATTCTTCTTGATCCTGATAAAATTGATTTGAACACTATTGAAGTACTAATTTCAAAAATATATCAATCTCCAGCGACACACATTTTTATTGGAGGAAGTTTGGTTACAACAAATATTCTTGACGAATTGATTTTAAAAATTAAAAAAAGGGGTAACTTACCTATTGTTCTTTTCCCAGGCAATCCGTCTCAAATTTCAGATAAAGCAGATGCTATTTTGTTTTTGACTTTAATCTCTGGTCGCAATCCGGATTTTCTAATCGAACACCAAGTAAAAGCAGCACCTATTTTAAAGAAAACGCAACTCGAAATCATTTCTACTGGTTATATTTTAATTGAAAGTGGCAATGAAACTGCCGTGGAACGCGTTAGTAAAACCAAACCTTTAGATAGAAATAATCTGGATTTAGCATTAGCAACGGCACAAGCTGGCGAAATGTTAGGGAATAAATTGATTTATCTAGAAGCGGGAAGTGGAGCAAAACAAGCTGTTTCTATGGAAATGATTAAAAAAGTAGCTCAAAATATTGAGATTCCGTTACTAGTTGGAGGCGGAATTGTAGATTTACAAGGCATTCAAAATGCGTATCAAGCCGGAGCCGATTTAGTGATTATAGGAACCGCTTTTGAAAACGACACAAATTTTTTTAATTCTGAAATCAACAATCGTCAATCAACAATCTAA
- a CDS encoding 4'-phosphopantetheinyl transferase family protein codes for MPLFKTIQFSRSIGAITQILIWKVTETYAELLEQVVLNDSNRIRLNGMKSEIHQRAFLSVRMLLQETGHTDLDLYYDEFGKPHLHGEKHISITHSHNFSAIIISDETVGIDIELQRDKITRIADKFCDSEFQFLEPENADYIRKLTVIWGAKEAIFKIRNEKGISFKDHIKVESFELQNNKVTSELHFNALVKDFNIHFEEMEGFTLVYAFEN; via the coding sequence ATGCCATTATTCAAAACCATACAATTTTCCCGAAGCATCGGAGCTATTACCCAAATTCTAATTTGGAAAGTAACCGAAACCTATGCAGAGTTACTAGAACAGGTGGTTTTAAATGACAGCAACCGCATTCGCCTGAACGGAATGAAATCAGAAATACACCAACGCGCTTTTCTTAGTGTTCGCATGTTATTACAAGAAACGGGTCACACGGATTTAGATTTGTATTATGACGAATTCGGGAAACCACATCTTCATGGAGAGAAGCACATTTCGATAACGCATTCGCATAATTTTTCGGCCATAATCATCAGTGACGAAACCGTAGGAATCGATATCGAATTACAAAGAGATAAAATCACTCGAATTGCCGATAAATTTTGTGACTCCGAATTTCAATTTCTAGAACCAGAGAATGCTGATTATATTCGGAAACTTACCGTTATCTGGGGTGCCAAAGAAGCTATTTTTAAAATTAGAAACGAAAAAGGAATCAGTTTCAAAGACCACATTAAAGTTGAGTCTTTTGAATTGCAAAATAATAAAGTCACTTCAGAACTTCATTTTAATGCTTTAGTTAAGGATTTCAATATTCATTTTGAAGAAATGGAAGGCTTCACTTTAGTTTATGCATTTGAAAATTAA
- the ahcY gene encoding adenosylhomocysteinase, with the protein MSTSTMPFVAFKVKDISLAAWGRKEIELAEAEMPGLMALRAEYKNEQPLAGARIAGCLHMTIQTAVLIETLIALGAEVTWSSCNIFSTQDQAAAAIAAAGIQVYAWKGLNEEDFDWCIEQTLFFGEDRKPLNMILDDGGDLTNMVIDRYPELVAGIKGLSEETTTGVHRLYERVKAGTLPMPAINVNDSVTKSKFDNKYGCKESAVDAVRRATDVMLAAKRVIVCGYGDVGKGTAASFRGAGSIVTVTEIDPICALQAAMDGFEVKKLDTVIATADIIITTTGNKDIVLGSHFEKMKDKTIVCNIGHFDNEIDMAWLNTNHGASKVEIKPQVDKYTIAGNDIIVLAEGRLVNLGCATGHPSFVMSNSFTNQTLAQIELWKNSAAYNNDVYMLPKHLDEKVAMLHLAKLGVELETLRVDQAEYIGVEVAGPFKPEYYRY; encoded by the coding sequence ATGAGTACATCGACTATGCCTTTTGTGGCTTTCAAAGTTAAAGACATTTCTCTAGCAGCTTGGGGAAGAAAAGAAATTGAACTAGCAGAAGCTGAAATGCCAGGTTTAATGGCGCTTCGTGCAGAATATAAAAACGAACAACCACTTGCTGGTGCTCGTATTGCAGGATGTTTGCACATGACAATCCAGACTGCGGTTTTGATTGAAACTTTAATTGCTCTTGGTGCTGAGGTGACTTGGAGTTCTTGTAACATTTTCTCTACTCAAGATCAGGCTGCTGCTGCTATCGCTGCTGCAGGAATTCAGGTTTATGCTTGGAAAGGTTTGAACGAGGAAGATTTTGACTGGTGTATTGAACAAACTTTATTCTTTGGCGAAGACAGAAAACCATTGAACATGATTCTTGATGACGGTGGAGATTTGACTAATATGGTTATTGATCGTTACCCAGAATTAGTAGCTGGAATCAAAGGATTGTCTGAAGAAACTACAACTGGAGTACACAGATTGTACGAAAGAGTAAAAGCGGGAACATTGCCAATGCCTGCAATCAACGTGAATGACTCGGTTACTAAATCGAAATTTGACAATAAATACGGTTGTAAAGAATCTGCAGTTGATGCAGTACGTCGTGCAACTGATGTTATGCTTGCTGCAAAAAGAGTAATCGTTTGTGGTTATGGTGACGTAGGTAAAGGTACAGCTGCTTCTTTTAGAGGTGCTGGTTCTATTGTTACGGTTACTGAAATTGATCCAATTTGTGCGCTTCAAGCTGCAATGGACGGTTTTGAAGTAAAAAAATTAGATACCGTTATCGCTACTGCTGATATTATAATTACAACAACAGGTAACAAAGACATCGTTTTAGGTTCTCATTTCGAGAAAATGAAAGACAAAACTATCGTTTGTAACATCGGACATTTTGATAACGAAATTGATATGGCTTGGTTGAACACCAACCACGGCGCATCTAAAGTAGAGATCAAACCACAAGTAGACAAATATACTATCGCTGGAAATGACATCATTGTTCTTGCTGAAGGTCGTTTGGTAAACCTTGGTTGTGCTACAGGTCACCCAAGTTTTGTAATGAGTAACTCATTTACAAACCAAACTTTAGCTCAAATCGAATTATGGAAAAACAGCGCGGCATACAACAATGACGTGTACATGTTACCAAAACACCTTGACGAGAAAGTAGCAATGTTGCACTTAGCTAAATTAGGTGTTGAATTAGAGACTTTACGTGTTGATCAAGCAGAATATATTGGTGTTGAAGTAGCTGGACCGTTCAAACCAGAATACTACAGATACTAG
- a CDS encoding M16 family metallopeptidase, with amino-acid sequence MKKSIMALSTALMLGGVASAQKVVFEEYNLDNGMHVILHNDPSAPVVVTSVMYHVGSKDEKPDRTGFAHFFEHLLFEGTENIKRGEWMKIVTGNGGTNNANTSDDRTYYYEVFPSNNLELALWMESERLMHPVINQIGVDTQNEVVKEEKRTSFDNRPYGNFLAEVKKNIFTKHPYRWSTIGSMSHLDAATLEEFQAFNKKFYIPNNAVLVVAGDFEKNQAKEWIQKYFGPIKKGAAIQRETFVEEPITQTIKAKFEDANIQIPAIVAAYRTPSMKTRDARVLDMISSILSDGKSSRLYKKIVDDKKMALQIGAFSNSQEDYGSYIIYGLPQAPNTAESILAEIDEEIVKIQTELISEKDFQKLQNKFDNNFVNANSNVEGIAENLATYYMLYGDINLINTEIELLHSITREEIRDVAKKYLNPNQRLLLDYIPSTEQAKN; translated from the coding sequence ATGAAAAAATCAATAATGGCCTTAAGTACAGCACTCATGCTTGGTGGAGTAGCTTCGGCTCAAAAAGTAGTTTTCGAAGAATATAATTTAGACAATGGCATGCATGTCATTCTGCATAACGATCCTTCTGCGCCAGTAGTGGTGACTTCTGTAATGTACCATGTAGGTTCCAAAGATGAAAAACCAGACCGCACTGGTTTTGCTCATTTCTTTGAACATTTATTATTTGAAGGAACTGAAAACATTAAACGAGGCGAATGGATGAAAATTGTAACCGGAAATGGAGGTACTAACAATGCCAACACTTCGGATGACAGAACCTATTACTATGAAGTATTCCCTTCTAATAATTTAGAATTAGCCCTTTGGATGGAATCCGAAAGATTAATGCATCCTGTAATCAATCAAATTGGGGTTGATACTCAAAATGAAGTTGTAAAGGAAGAGAAAAGAACCAGTTTTGACAATAGACCTTACGGAAACTTTTTAGCAGAAGTAAAAAAGAATATCTTCACAAAACACCCGTATCGCTGGTCAACAATTGGCTCCATGAGCCATTTAGACGCCGCAACCTTAGAGGAATTCCAAGCGTTCAATAAAAAATTCTACATACCAAACAATGCTGTTTTAGTAGTTGCAGGTGATTTCGAAAAAAATCAGGCCAAAGAATGGATTCAGAAATATTTTGGACCTATAAAAAAAGGAGCTGCTATTCAACGAGAGACATTTGTTGAAGAACCGATTACTCAAACCATAAAAGCAAAATTTGAAGATGCAAACATTCAAATTCCTGCAATCGTAGCCGCCTACAGAACACCATCTATGAAAACCAGAGACGCCAGAGTATTAGATATGATTTCTTCTATTCTAAGTGATGGCAAAAGCTCTAGATTATATAAAAAAATAGTAGACGATAAGAAAATGGCTTTACAAATTGGGGCTTTTAGTAACAGTCAAGAAGACTACGGAAGCTACATTATCTATGGCTTACCTCAAGCTCCAAACACAGCAGAAAGTATTCTTGCTGAAATTGACGAAGAAATTGTAAAAATTCAAACCGAATTGATTTCTGAAAAAGATTTCCAAAAACTACAAAACAAGTTTGACAATAATTTTGTGAATGCCAATTCAAATGTAGAAGGAATTGCTGAAAATTTAGCGACTTATTATATGCTTTACGGCGATATCAATCTAATCAACACCGAGATTGAGCTTTTACATTCTATCACTCGCGAAGAAATTAGAGACGTAGCAAAAAAATACTTGAATCCAAACCAAAGATTGCTTTTGGACTACATCCCTTCAACCGAACAGGCTAAAAACTAA
- the pnuC gene encoding nicotinamide riboside transporter PnuC gives MIEYFFSQYKDYPTLDIVLEIVAVIFGLLSVWYAKKDNILVFPTGLISTSIYVYLLWKWTLWGDMMINGYYFVMSIYGWYHWTRKKEDTVEFPISKISSSEKRIAIILFIFTVAFVVSVYHYFGKFTTWYAYVDTFITGIFFVGMWLMAKRKVENWVFWIIGDVISIPLYFSKGFTFTSFQYIVFTIVAIFGYLEWKKISDSSQTELQK, from the coding sequence ATGATAGAATACTTTTTTTCGCAATATAAGGATTACCCAACTTTAGATATAGTTTTAGAAATTGTGGCTGTCATTTTTGGTTTGTTAAGCGTTTGGTATGCTAAGAAAGATAATATTTTGGTTTTTCCAACGGGATTAATAAGTACTTCTATTTATGTTTATTTGCTTTGGAAATGGACTTTATGGGGCGATATGATGATCAATGGGTACTATTTTGTGATGAGTATTTATGGCTGGTATCATTGGACCCGAAAAAAAGAAGATACGGTAGAGTTTCCAATTTCAAAAATTTCAAGCTCTGAAAAACGAATTGCGATAATTCTTTTTATATTTACCGTCGCTTTTGTGGTTTCGGTGTATCATTATTTCGGAAAATTCACCACTTGGTATGCATATGTTGATACATTTATTACAGGAATTTTCTTCGTAGGAATGTGGCTCATGGCCAAAAGGAAAGTAGAAAATTGGGTATTTTGGATTATTGGAGATGTAATTTCAATTCCATTATATTTTTCAAAAGGGTTTACCTTTACAAGTTTTCAATACATAGTATTTACAATTGTTGCCATTTTTGGCTATTTAGAATGGAAGAAAATCTCAGACAGCTCTCAAACGGAGCTACAAAAATAA
- the rplU gene encoding 50S ribosomal protein L21, which translates to MYAIVEIAGQQFKVSKDLKVYVNRLTNEEGSKVSFDKVYLLDDNGTITIGAPAIEGASVEAKVLQHLKGDKVIVFKKKRRKGYKKRNGHRQYLTQIVIEGITGVGAKKAAPKKAAVEATTEEVEAPKKKVAKAKKEDTKE; encoded by the coding sequence ATGTATGCAATCGTAGAGATAGCAGGGCAACAGTTTAAAGTAAGCAAAGACCTAAAGGTTTACGTTAACCGTTTGACAAATGAAGAAGGTTCGAAAGTTTCTTTCGACAAAGTTTATTTGTTAGATGATAACGGTACAATCACAATAGGCGCCCCAGCTATAGAAGGTGCTTCAGTAGAAGCTAAAGTGTTACAACACTTAAAAGGAGATAAAGTTATCGTTTTCAAAAAGAAAAGAAGAAAAGGATACAAAAAGAGAAACGGTCACAGACAATATCTTACTCAAATTGTAATTGAAGGTATTACTGGTGTTGGTGCAAAGAAAGCAGCTCCTAAAAAAGCAGCAGTTGAAGCAACTACAGAAGAAGTTGAAGCTCCAAAGAAAAAGGTAGCTAAAGCTAAAAAAGAAGACACAAAAGAATAA